From the genome of Halanaerobiales bacterium:
GCAGATAAAAAAGGGATAACTATTTCTGTTGCTCATTCTGCGGCAAATTATGAGCAAATAAAAGAGGCGGGAAGCTGGGGATTAAGTCATGTTGCTCATTTGTTTAATGCAATGACAGGTTTACACCATAGAAAACCAGGAATAGTTGGTGCAGCTTTAAATGGAGAAATGACAGTAGAATTAATTGCTGATTATGTTCATATAAATCCTGCAGTTTTAGAATTAGTAACAAAAACTAAAGACCTTGAAAAAATTATATTAGTAACAGATTCAATGGAAGCTGGTGGTCTTGAAGATGGTGAATATAGTCTTGGTGGACAAAAAGTTTTTGTTAAGAATGGTGAAGCCAGACTTGAAGATGGCACAATAGCCGGAAGTGTACTAACCCTGGATAAAGCAGTCAAAAATATGCTAAATGCTACTAAGTTAGATTTAAATGAGATTATTAATATGGTAACTTTAAATCCTGCGAAATTAATAGGACTTGATCACAAAATTGGCCACTTAAAAGAAGGACTCAAAGCTGATTTAGTTTTACTCAATAAAAATTTAGAAGTCAAAAAAATATTTAAAGATGGTAAAGAAAATCGAGGTGATTTTTATCTCTGATTTTTATAAAAAAAGTGTAGATTTAATTGATGAAGGTTTAATAGTAATTGACAATAAGGGAAAAATAAAAATATATAATAGAGAAGCAGCAGCGATTTTTGGAATAGATCCCAGAATTGGTCCAGGCCATGAAGCAGGAAAAATTAAAAAAGGCGATATTGTCTTAATTGCTGATAATGCCCTGGGAAGAGATGATGGTAATCTTCAACCTAAAGATTTAACTGAGTTGGGAGCAGAATGTACTGATTTTAAAAGAGATGATGCTTTTATATTAATTGGAAAAAAAGATGCTAAAAATGGAGAAGCAGTTTATAAGAAAACCGAATATGAAAATGGCAACTTAAGTATGACAAAAGAAATTTTAAAAAGAAAAATAAAAGTAGAGATTAATTTTGAAAAAAAACTTCTGCAGATAAAAGTGGATAATAAAAAATATCCTTTTTATTTTTCTCTGGCGGCAGGAAATCTTGTAATACTGGATAGAGAAACTGCTAAAGTAAAGTTTTATCAAACTCGAGGGTATACAGCTCGAAAAGAGGATATAAAAAGCATTTTAAAAGGGAAGAAATATATAAGAAAAGGGCCTCAGGGAGAGGTTCCCAAAATTTATGATAAGCATATATCCAGTTATCATCCTGATTCACATATTATCAAAAGATTATTAAAAATTGCTAAAGGTGATGAAAAAGGAATAAAAAATCAGGAAGCGATAATTAATGGTGTTCCTACAAGGTGTACCATGTCTTCAATAAAAGAAAATGATAAAGTAATTGGTGCTATGTTAAAAGTTGAGGATATAAGAGAGTTAAAAACAATTATTGCTGAAAGAGATAAAGCACTTAATTCTAAGAACTATCTTGAAAAACAGTTAAATAAAAGAGAACAAAGAGATGAAGCTTTCAAAGAAATTTTGGGGGCCAGTGAGAAATTTGAAAAAGCAAAAAAAATGGCATATAAAGCAAGTGAAAGTATATCTAATGTATTACTTTTGGGAGAAAGTGGTACAGGAAAAAATCTTTT
Proteins encoded in this window:
- the nagA gene encoding N-acetylglucosamine-6-phosphate deacetylase, producing MKLIKNVSLILPHKIIEDGALLFSNKIEKIYSVPPIELKNVDIIDGKGGYLSPGFIDIHIHGSGGSDTMEANREALENISRTIIKNGVTSFLPTTMTMNESDIKKALSNVKKMKEEGLKGAQPLGVHMEGPFINKEYKGAQNDKNISVPYFDLIEEYFDIIKIITMAPEIEGAKEFMEKADKKGITISVAHSAANYEQIKEAGSWGLSHVAHLFNAMTGLHHRKPGIVGAALNGEMTVELIADYVHINPAVLELVTKTKDLEKIILVTDSMEAGGLEDGEYSLGGQKVFVKNGEARLEDGTIAGSVLTLDKAVKNMLNATKLDLNEIINMVTLNPAKLIGLDHKIGHLKEGLKADLVLLNKNLEVKKIFKDGKENRGDFYL
- a CDS encoding sigma 54-interacting transcriptional regulator, which encodes MIFISDFYKKSVDLIDEGLIVIDNKGKIKIYNREAAAIFGIDPRIGPGHEAGKIKKGDIVLIADNALGRDDGNLQPKDLTELGAECTDFKRDDAFILIGKKDAKNGEAVYKKTEYENGNLSMTKEILKRKIKVEINFEKKLLQIKVDNKKYPFYFSLAAGNLVILDRETAKVKFYQTRGYTARKEDIKSILKGKKYIRKGPQGEVPKIYDKHISSYHPDSHIIKRLLKIAKGDEKGIKNQEAIINGVPTRCTMSSIKENDKVIGAMLKVEDIRELKTIIAERDKALNSKNYLEKQLNKREQRDEAFKEILGASEKFEKAKKMAYKASESISNVLLLGESGTGKNLFAKAIHNASQRKKENFVYINCASIPENLFESELFGYEKGSFTGALDSGKEGKLEKADKGTLFLDEIAELPLSLQAKFLHFLQSRKYTRVGGLEEKEVDVRFVFATNKDLEKQVRNGEFREDLYFRINVLPIYLPPLRERREDIPLLVNKLLGRINKKLSTNIKNISSEAMKYLMSYEWKGNIRELENVLERAINICDNEKIRVNDLPAKVIKQFSQDQRVKVQGIGSLEETVEEAEKELIQKVLEYTDGSRKKAIEILGIGKTSFYERLKKYDL